The genomic region GCTTATGCCCTCTGTTTTACCATTTCTCTACGGGTTCTTATAGGTGAGTAGGATTGTTAGTAGGCTAGTTTAAAGTCGGTTCCTCAAGTGTTCAACGTCCTATCTTCGGCGGCTGAAGCGGTGCCTGCTATCCGTGGCACGAGGTGATAGGTATAGGGTCGGTGgagagtggtggttggcCAGTTAGGTATTTTAGTTAGCCTGCTACGGTTGGTTCGCGTCGAGTCGGCCCGTAATTATTACGAACCCAATTATTGCCCAAACGGCCTCGACGTTCGGAGTCCAGTATTCTTTATCCGACGGCGATTTCCCTCCTAGATAGTAAGAAATATTGCCTCTGTGGGTGGTTGTGCACTGGAGCATCTCTGCTCGGTACGCCGTCCATGTCTTGTACCAGAAGAGGAAGTGTGGATTTTCGCTATGTGGGGCTTAGTGTTATGAAGAGATACGATAAGGAAAGGCACTACGCCCGATTAGGATAGCTTTTACAGGTCATGGCTTGCAGCTACTATAAAAGACCCATTCGTAGCTAGACCTTTATTtactttcttcttttcttctttagTTTACAATTTAATTAATGTGGAGGGGAGTGAATGTAGAAACGAGGAAAGAAACCTTCCTCAGATTTTGGCAGTATGTCTTCCGGAATCAGCATTAGATTTCCCTCGAAATGATAGTCTGGATGTTCACTATCGATCCCTTATATGTCATTTATCTCAGCTTTTATTGCCCATGGTTGTCAGAGACTCTCACGGGTAAGTCGTTTACAACTGATGAGAGACCAAGCAACATTACGGCCCTAGTGTTGCAAACCCGCGGGCAAGTTGCCCCCGACACCATGCACGCGTTGCAGCGGAGGCTTCGGGCCTTTTACAGAACGTATCGTCATGGACACGCGGTTTCGTTCAAATTCAGAGCACATGCGCCAACTGCCGGTTTGATGATAGAAGCCAGTTTTGTCCCTTCCAAGGTTCGGTGTTGTGAGGGAAGGAGAGGCATCCAAAGGCGCTAATTGAGCCCATTGTATGAGTCAGGGATGGATTTAATGCTCGAGTTTCATATCTGACGAAGGCAGGTGTAGGGGTCCAGCAAAGAAAGATAGGTTCCACATGGTATCATTTTCGAGCTCCCAGATCAAGGTTTACCTCGTACCAAACCTGCTACCTACCCACCTATACCTACCACAGCAGGGCAATATGGTACTGGAGCATAAGGCCGATATTGTACATTGGGTCCCAGTGCCTGTAGACGCGTAAAAGGCAATGGATGATGCTCCCACTCACCCAGTTGGCTGAGCACCCAGTAATTTAAGTACGTACCCGGTGGGACACCCCCTGGTGACATCACTGTCAACATCCACCTAGGTACGTGGCAGTCGTCATGAAAACCGCTTCGATTGACGGGTGGCCAATGCGAGATCCTTAATACAATATATGCGATTTGAATACCTTACCTTAGCCGCTTGGTCTGGCTGTCGTTGTAACTAGTGATGTgaccttggtggtgatggatcgGCATATAAAGGGGGTGTGTTCTCAAGGGTCTGTTTACTAACAAGAGACGGGGCGGTATTGACAACCAATTCAGCTCATGATAATAGATAGATGGTATGACCTACTTTCCCATGTTTGATGTCGTCCAGACTATCGGTAGCACACGCAGTACCTTTGAGGTGTTGCTCAATCACGGTGATCAAAGTGCACTTCAACATGGAAGACCCCTGTCGACAGTTGGCTTTCGAATATCAGGTTTCTTTTGGGAAAAGCTTATGCAAAGACCATGGGAGTTTCAGGGGCTCAATCAAGAAAATGTGGAAGAtgccctcctcatcaatgCAAGTTTGGGACTCGCACTGATTGGCCTAAAAGTGGCGGGAGCACGGAGAGTGCGAGTGGGAGCCGAGACTATTAGGAGACTCGGGGGATGAGAGTCGCAGCCGTAAGAATGGAAGCCGTGGTTGTGGCTATTCAGAGAGCCATTCGAGAAAGAAGTATGGTTATTAGGTAGGAAGACGGCATGTCAGTCAGGCGGTAGTGTTTATGGTCGGTATAGATGGAGAAAGGAAGACAAACGTCAAAATTCCCAGTGTCaattttggagggggttgaacGGAACAGCAGGCTGTTTGGCAAAGCATAGGAGGGTTCATTTCAGTTTTGGAAGCAGCTACCAGAGGCGGCCTAGCGCCAGGACTGCTGAAAGCGTTGCTTTGGTTTGAGCGGTTCACGAGAAGAATACTACCGTATCAATCCATCCAGAGAATACCGTGACTTTTGAAGATAAAGTACCTTAGGTAACAAACATTTGACCCTTGATCACTCAAACATCCCCAGGCTCGGTAGATGGCACCTTCCACGGTAATGGCCCGTTCCGACGCACCCCACTGGGTTGCTTAAATGCATAGGCTACTCGAATCAGGATCTTATCCGAGAAAGCCTTGGAGATTGGAGCCGATGAGTAACTGCAAAGACAAAACTCAGCAACCTCTTGATGACTTCAAACAGCGACAGCGTAGATGCCATACGGAATCTCAGGCGCAACCCTGACCAGGTTCGGCCAAGTCTTTTGTGATGCCCATTGAAGAAgggacggtgaggaggtcaagaccGTGTTTCTCCATCGCGCCGAGGATCCCAACTTCGCCCCCGTAGAACTGCCCTTGGCTAACCATCTCTCTGTACTTATCGGTGTTGACGTCGATTCCCTCAGCTTAGGTCCACAAAAACTTTCCAATACCGCGGTCTGGATGCTCCTCGCCCGCAAAAGACTTTGTGAACCCGATGATGTCCTCAGCAGAGTGGATGTGATTTGGGTTGGCCTCGAGGGTCTGAAGATATCGAACTATATCTCTCTTGAACTCTGAAGCCCGTACAATGTCACGAATCTGCTGGTTGAGCTTCATGAACTCCTCGACATCCGGGAAGTCGGCATTGTCAACCACCTTTGCTCCAGCCCGGTGTAGGGTCTCGAGCGCGGACTCTAAAGATATCATTATGGGTGATGTAGAGTCGGCAGTGAAGGTGCTGCGCGGGACATCTATGGTGATCCCACTTAGATCCGTGTCTTTGCAATAGGTGGTGAAGTCGGGGACTGCAAAGGGATATTCCAGGTAACCTCATCGTTCTCGCTTCGACCTGCCATCGTTGTAAGCAGGTGCGCCGCGTCGCTCACTGTTCTAGTGAGCGTTCCCATGACGTCCTGACGCGCCGATATAGGTATAGTTCCATCGTTCGCAATCAGGCCGCGGCTGGGTTTCAGTCCGATGACGTTGTTGAGCTCGGCCGGTTCCAGAATGCTGCCAAACGTCTGTAGGTGGTGTCAGTGGTTCTGATGCAATAACTAGCACGGACAGGAGCCACTGACCTCCGTACCAATGGCAGCCATTGACAATCCTAGGGCAGCTGCAACTGCTGAGCCAGAACTGCTACCCTCAGGTGTAGAATTGGAATAATATGCAGCCGACGTTTGGCCACCCCGGGGGCTCCATCCAGAACTGATATTTAACCCTCTCAGGTTGGCCACTCAGACATGTTCGTCTTGCCTAGGATCCGAAACTCCGGCCTCTCGCTGTTTTCCGATGACTGAGGACTCGGCTGAGGGCTTCGCCCCCAAAAGTGCGAACCAACCAGCAGATACGTCCAATCTGTCGCTCGTAACTATGTTATCCTTCACGAGAATCGGAATACCGTGGAGAGGACCTGATAGACATTGTCAGCGATGACGAATCTAACCGGCGATTCGCTGGTTCAGCTTAGCCCCTGCTTCTCTATTGCTTCCGCTCATTGTCTAGTTCCTGGGCCACCGATAGAGCATCTGGATTGATCTGCAACCCAGCCTTGAACTTAGTAGCTTCGTTGATTCTCGCCAGGCATGCTCTGGTGAGGCCCAGAGTCGTGAATCGGCCGTGACCGGAGGCCCTCGGCAGCCTCGTCGATCGTCAGATCCAGAAGCCAAGGCAGATCGCGTGGGTATTGGGTTATCAGTCTGCTTATGAGCGACATATCAGCAGGAACCAAGATCCCGCCTCTATGTCTTCAACCCATGATCCTCGTGCAATTCTGGAGTGTGACGGCGTCGACGGTATTCCTGCAAGAGACAAATTGTTCATCAGTGAAATACCAGGAAAGCCGAGCCAAATGTCTGGCACGCTCAAGGATTCATGAATGTTAAATGCCCAGTGTGGAATTGCTGGAAGAAGCGGAATTGAGGAGTCAGCGGAACAGACTTGAGGAGCCAGGCGGCCAGAGCTGACAGGTCAGCTGGCACAGGGGCAAGACGGGAGCGAAGCCAGGCAGTCTGATCATGGACCATGGTTAGCAGGGGATGCAAAGACGGATGAAACACATCAAGAAGCACTTTCTGCTGTTCACTCTTCTACACTCTTCTACTCTTCCCCAACTCACTGGCtattcctccccttccaatgaacctccaccccctcccagctaTGCTTATTATACCCCCCCTGCACCTTCCtacacctcctcaacccccactccgtcacacccaccatcaaacaGCTCTCAAACATAAACGCGcagctcccctccccaaccttcTGCGGCTTCAGCTCAGCCTGCCTAGCCCCCTCATAGCTATCCCTATCCGGCCCATGCCCACTCATAACATTATGCAAACTCGCTCCCCCCGGTAcaaacccccctttcccgccCTTCTTCGCATCATAACCCCCCTGAATCAACCCCATAAACTCGCTCATCGTATTCCTATGATACCACGGCGGCCTAAACgtatcctcccccaccaaccatctCGGCGGGAAAATCACAAAGTCCGCCACCGCCGTCCCCACCTTCTCACTCGGCGCCGTCAACACGGTGAAAATACTCGGATCGGGATGATCATAGCTAATCGTCCCAATGGTATTGAACCTCCCAAGATCATACTTGAAAGGGTAGTAGTTCCCATGCCAAGCCACCACATCAAACGGACTATGCCTCTGCACCGTCTCATAGAGCCCATTATTAAACTTGACCTTGATCCTCCACTC from Podospora bellae-mahoneyi strain CBS 112042 chromosome 4, whole genome shotgun sequence harbors:
- a CDS encoding hypothetical protein (EggNog:ENOG503NXMQ; COG:J) is translated as MAAIGTETFGSILEPAELNNVIGLKPSRGLIANDGTIPISARQDVMGTLTRTVSDAAHLLTTMAGRSENDEVTWNIPLQSPTSPPIAKTRI